Proteins encoded in a region of the Bradyrhizobium sp. CB3481 genome:
- a CDS encoding GNAT family N-acetyltransferase, translated as MPQLARLEDDWNAVYDADDDAQIFLSWKWLSGWLSSIPGPWFILAAKERDAAELPYVAFFPLRLQTTFEKSEVLGNLRMAGSFAADYTGIVCRPEADNRAIPAFARAIKQMNWARFHLDNIRTSERRWRLLTACFPKAGFHSTTVNKVIKIDNIDNSRCPYVTLPKDWNGYLDQLSANTRQKTRRLLKQVEASSEYHMTVATPETFERDLETLLGFWETKWRPRKGDRTDSLVRSNRSMLTRSFQAGLVYLPTFWHGDRAVAALATLMEPRKRTFSFYMTGRDETFEGPPAGVLLHAYSIRDAIGRGFVEYDFLRGDEPYKYSFGCNERRIYSILLETRTGRNLGGRIDPRCISDLLAQATELHRKGRVGDAEVGYRRILEVQPKHADALHRLGQLLAAKPDLAGAKRAFRTLTTVRPDAPKAWQCLGQICERLDQHEEALRHHLEVMRLQPDSPDAFVAAARCMVKLGRMAEVNAALLAAVEPANGASVRKWRDWRSMPDRQAAREQVISA; from the coding sequence TTGCCGCAGCTCGCCAGGCTCGAGGATGACTGGAACGCCGTCTACGATGCGGATGACGACGCCCAGATATTCCTGTCATGGAAATGGCTGAGCGGCTGGCTGTCCAGCATCCCGGGACCCTGGTTTATCCTGGCGGCGAAAGAGCGCGACGCTGCCGAGCTGCCTTACGTCGCTTTCTTTCCGCTGCGGCTGCAAACCACGTTCGAGAAGTCCGAAGTCCTCGGCAATCTCCGGATGGCGGGAAGTTTTGCCGCCGATTATACCGGCATCGTCTGCCGGCCGGAGGCGGACAACAGGGCTATTCCGGCCTTTGCCCGCGCCATTAAACAGATGAATTGGGCGCGATTCCATCTCGATAATATCAGGACGTCTGAGCGGCGCTGGCGGCTGCTGACGGCCTGCTTTCCGAAGGCAGGATTCCATTCGACGACCGTCAATAAGGTTATCAAGATCGACAACATCGATAACAGTCGCTGCCCCTATGTCACGCTTCCAAAGGACTGGAATGGCTATCTGGACCAGCTCAGCGCGAATACGCGGCAGAAAACTCGACGTCTGCTGAAGCAGGTCGAAGCGTCGAGCGAGTACCACATGACTGTTGCTACGCCCGAGACGTTCGAGCGGGATCTCGAGACCTTGCTCGGGTTTTGGGAGACCAAGTGGCGTCCGCGCAAGGGAGATCGGACCGACAGCCTGGTCCGATCCAACCGCAGCATGCTGACACGCAGCTTCCAAGCCGGTCTGGTGTATCTGCCGACCTTCTGGCATGGCGACCGGGCGGTCGCGGCGCTGGCCACGCTGATGGAGCCGCGCAAGCGGACATTCTCGTTCTACATGACCGGGCGCGACGAAACGTTCGAGGGGCCGCCGGCCGGCGTGCTGCTGCATGCCTACAGCATTCGTGACGCCATCGGGCGGGGGTTTGTCGAATACGATTTCCTACGCGGCGACGAACCATACAAATATTCGTTCGGCTGCAACGAGCGGAGGATATACTCCATCCTTCTTGAGACCCGGACCGGCAGAAATCTCGGCGGCCGGATCGACCCCCGCTGCATCTCCGATCTGCTCGCGCAGGCGACCGAACTTCACCGCAAGGGAAGGGTTGGCGATGCGGAAGTCGGCTACCGGCGAATTCTGGAGGTTCAGCCGAAGCACGCCGATGCGCTGCACCGGCTCGGCCAGTTGCTGGCGGCGAAACCTGATCTGGCCGGTGCCAAGCGGGCGTTCCGCACCTTGACGACGGTGCGCCCCGACGCACCCAAAGCGTGGCAGTGCCTCGGCCAGATCTGCGAACGCCTCGATCAGCATGAAGAGGCGCTGCGCCACCATCTGGAGGTCATGCGGCTCCAGCCGGATTCGCCCGATGCGTTTGTCGCGGCGGCCCGATGCATGGTGAAGCTGGGGCGGATGGCGGAAGTCAATGCCGCGCTCCTGGCCGCCGTCGAACCTGCAAACGGAGCGTCGGTGAGGAAGTGGCGCGATTGGCGGAGCATGCCGGACCGGCAAGCTGCCCGCGAACAGGTGATTTCGGCATAG
- a CDS encoding HlyD family type I secretion periplasmic adaptor subunit, which produces MAKRKIAARPAEAEGTWYESLPRSTRLPTVAGALIMAVVLMGFGVWGNMAPIAGAVVASGVFVVTGQNKIIQHLEGGMIREIYVREGDKVEAGQILLELDDTAARAELQRLFLRRIRLTSIDARLQAETKEESDVTLPAEVVKWMDSSPEVREIVESQQMTFAARRNNLNSDIKSIQESINALDERIRGSHVQLDAVRRQIVLLDEEIVTKDKLVQQGLVRKPELMVLQRQKANLEGEVGRILGDIGDAKERIARAVEQINGVRKTAIKTAVEQMHEVRGELADVRERMLSAKGVLDRVRVAAPVSGVVVKLRYHTKGGVVEAGKNIMELLPLKDELIIEARLRPQDIDNVKHGQTAMVRLTALNQRITPMLSGDVIYLSADTLADEKKSQQVGPTDIYIVRVKLNSEESRNIPDFSPTPGMPAEVYIKTAERTFLQYLVRPIHDSMMRAFRER; this is translated from the coding sequence ATGGCCAAGAGGAAAATTGCAGCCCGCCCCGCCGAAGCAGAAGGCACGTGGTACGAATCGCTGCCGCGCTCGACCAGGCTGCCGACCGTCGCCGGCGCGCTGATTATGGCCGTCGTGCTGATGGGATTCGGCGTCTGGGGCAACATGGCGCCGATCGCCGGCGCCGTGGTCGCCTCCGGCGTGTTTGTGGTGACCGGACAGAACAAGATCATCCAGCATCTCGAAGGCGGAATGATCCGCGAGATCTACGTGCGCGAAGGCGATAAGGTGGAAGCCGGGCAGATATTGCTCGAGCTTGACGATACCGCGGCGCGTGCGGAGTTGCAGCGGCTGTTCCTGCGGCGCATTCGCCTGACCTCAATCGACGCCAGGCTGCAGGCCGAGACGAAGGAGGAGTCCGATGTCACGTTGCCGGCCGAAGTCGTCAAATGGATGGACAGCTCGCCCGAGGTGAGGGAAATCGTCGAAAGCCAGCAAATGACGTTCGCTGCGCGCCGCAACAATCTAAACAGCGACATCAAGAGCATCCAGGAGAGCATCAACGCCCTCGATGAGCGAATCCGGGGATCGCACGTGCAACTCGACGCGGTCCGGCGCCAGATCGTCTTGCTCGATGAGGAGATCGTAACCAAGGACAAGCTCGTGCAGCAGGGACTGGTGCGCAAGCCGGAACTGATGGTGCTGCAGCGGCAGAAGGCCAATCTGGAAGGCGAGGTCGGCCGCATCCTCGGCGACATCGGCGATGCCAAGGAACGCATCGCCCGAGCGGTGGAGCAGATCAATGGTGTGCGCAAGACCGCTATCAAGACCGCCGTGGAGCAGATGCACGAGGTCCGCGGCGAGCTGGCCGACGTACGAGAGCGGATGCTGAGCGCAAAGGGCGTGCTCGACCGGGTCCGCGTCGCGGCGCCGGTGAGCGGCGTGGTGGTGAAGCTTCGCTACCATACGAAGGGCGGCGTGGTTGAGGCGGGCAAGAACATCATGGAGCTGCTGCCGCTGAAGGACGAGCTCATCATCGAGGCAAGGTTGCGGCCGCAGGATATCGACAATGTCAAGCACGGTCAGACGGCGATGGTGCGGCTCACGGCGCTGAACCAGCGCATCACGCCGATGTTGTCCGGTGATGTCATCTATTTGTCCGCAGACACGCTTGCAGATGAGAAGAAGTCGCAGCAGGTCGGGCCTACTGACATCTATATCGTGCGCGTCAAGCTCAACAGCGAGGAGAGCAGGAACATTCCCGACTTCAGTCCGACGCCGGGTATGCCGGCCGAAGTCTATATCAAGACGGCGGAACGGACATTCCTGCAATACCTCGTCAGGCCGATCCACGACAGCATGATGCGCGCATTCAGGGAGCGTTAG
- a CDS encoding type I secretion system permease/ATPase produces the protein MWGWDDRAGAGSWRLTQLDEATASSAKIIPLRPWFDPTHSRTEDLPGRLAGANVGFAEAKAAPRNIGPASADPSTRKQGQSETKPAPAPEAKVEAKVEAKTEAKTEAKTEAKTPPGSTVVIEQATPAPPLRSNGDKDGGGSSGGSGGGGGGGGKPPLHRRFSDKEFRDVLGGGLANARRNLVTVGIFSVAVNLLVLAIPIYLFNMSDRVLTSRSTDTLVMLTIIVIIAIGAHVLMDMMRRLILMRVAVETEARLGGPVLSAAAKAAQSGSSREFQTLADLQHLRAFITGPVLLTMFDTPVAPVYFAVVFLIHPHLGLIVLGSGVALVLVALANQRVTAVPFNQANSYGARANLTAESMARNAQVINAMGMIPEGVQVWGRETVESLKAQVIGHDRNILMTGLSKFLRLCTQIAILGWGAWLALESQMTSGMVIAASIVASRALAPLEGTIEGWRNFVQARSAYLRVKGLLLNSPLNLERLRLPRPAGYLNVERILYVPPPNKKVILNGISFQLQPGESLAIVGDSGTGKTMLARMLVGSIIPTAGSVRLDMMDLRNWDPRQFGESVGYLPQDVQLFPASIKANIGRMRDDARDEDVFDAAEAADVHEMISSFAQGYETIVGMDGSPLSGGQRQRIGLARAFFGNPRLIVLDEPNSNLDANGERALAKALLRAKEKQITVVTITQRAALLVSVDKIMIMHQGSVQAFGTRDEILPMITGRKPNNISPGPGGAPPSLN, from the coding sequence ATGTGGGGCTGGGATGATCGGGCAGGCGCCGGGAGCTGGCGCCTGACTCAGCTTGACGAAGCAACGGCGAGTTCGGCCAAGATAATTCCGCTTCGTCCGTGGTTCGATCCGACACATTCTCGCACGGAAGATCTGCCGGGAAGACTAGCCGGGGCGAATGTCGGTTTTGCCGAAGCAAAAGCCGCACCCCGGAACATCGGCCCGGCATCGGCCGATCCGTCGACGCGGAAACAAGGTCAGTCCGAGACCAAGCCGGCGCCGGCGCCAGAAGCCAAAGTCGAAGCCAAAGTCGAAGCCAAGACAGAAGCCAAGACAGAAGCCAAGACAGAGGCCAAGACGCCTCCGGGATCGACTGTCGTGATCGAGCAGGCGACGCCGGCTCCTCCGCTTCGCAGCAATGGTGACAAAGACGGTGGCGGATCCTCGGGTGGCAGCGGCGGGGGAGGTGGCGGTGGTGGCAAGCCGCCACTGCATCGGCGTTTCAGCGACAAGGAATTCAGAGACGTGCTTGGCGGCGGTCTCGCGAATGCCCGCCGCAATCTGGTGACCGTGGGCATCTTCTCGGTTGCGGTCAATCTGCTGGTGCTCGCCATCCCGATTTATCTTTTCAACATGTCCGACCGCGTGCTGACCAGCCGCAGCACGGACACGCTGGTGATGCTGACCATCATTGTGATCATCGCGATCGGAGCACATGTGCTGATGGACATGATGCGCCGTCTGATCCTGATGCGGGTTGCGGTCGAAACCGAGGCACGGTTGGGTGGACCCGTCCTGAGTGCTGCCGCGAAGGCAGCGCAGAGCGGCTCCAGCCGCGAATTCCAGACCCTGGCCGACCTTCAGCACTTGCGTGCCTTCATCACCGGCCCGGTACTATTGACGATGTTCGATACGCCGGTGGCGCCGGTCTACTTCGCGGTGGTCTTCCTGATCCATCCTCATCTCGGGCTCATCGTATTGGGCTCCGGCGTCGCGCTCGTCCTCGTGGCGTTGGCTAACCAGCGGGTCACCGCGGTGCCGTTCAACCAAGCCAACAGTTATGGAGCCAGGGCGAATCTCACGGCGGAATCCATGGCCCGCAATGCCCAGGTCATCAACGCGATGGGCATGATCCCGGAAGGCGTCCAGGTATGGGGCCGCGAGACCGTGGAGTCCTTGAAGGCGCAGGTGATCGGACACGATCGCAACATCCTGATGACGGGGTTGTCCAAGTTCCTGCGGCTGTGCACCCAGATCGCCATTTTGGGCTGGGGCGCATGGTTGGCGCTGGAGAGCCAAATGACCAGCGGCATGGTGATCGCGGCCTCGATTGTCGCCAGCCGCGCGTTAGCGCCGCTGGAAGGCACGATCGAGGGTTGGCGCAACTTCGTGCAGGCGCGTTCGGCCTATCTCCGCGTCAAGGGGCTGCTCTTGAATTCACCGCTCAACCTGGAGCGGCTCCGCCTGCCGCGTCCTGCCGGCTATCTCAACGTCGAGCGTATTCTCTATGTGCCGCCGCCGAACAAGAAAGTGATCCTGAACGGCATCAGCTTTCAACTGCAGCCCGGCGAATCGCTTGCGATTGTCGGAGACTCCGGCACCGGCAAGACCATGCTGGCGCGGATGCTGGTGGGATCCATCATCCCGACGGCAGGCAGCGTGAGGCTTGACATGATGGATCTGCGCAACTGGGATCCACGCCAGTTCGGCGAGAGCGTCGGCTATCTGCCGCAGGACGTGCAACTGTTCCCAGCCAGCATCAAAGCCAATATCGGCCGCATGCGCGACGACGCCCGCGACGAGGATGTATTCGACGCCGCCGAGGCTGCCGACGTGCACGAGATGATCTCCAGCTTTGCCCAGGGCTATGAAACGATCGTTGGAATGGACGGCAGCCCGCTATCGGGAGGCCAGCGACAGCGGATCGGGTTAGCGCGGGCCTTCTTCGGCAACCCGCGCTTGATCGTGCTGGACGAGCCGAACTCCAATCTCGACGCCAATGGCGAACGGGCGCTCGCCAAGGCACTGCTGCGCGCCAAGGAGAAACAGATCACGGTGGTGACGATCACCCAGCGCGCAGCGCTGCTGGTGAGCGTAGACAAGATCATGATCATGCATCAGGGCTCGGTGCAGGCGTTCGGCACCCGCGACGAGATCCTTCCGATGATCACCGGGCGCAAGCCGAACAACATCTCGCCCGGCCCAGGGGGCGCCCCGCCTTCCTTGAACTAG
- a CDS encoding response regulator transcription factor, whose product MSSWASNEQVELVSLDPGEAHARLVDRSRCDMLIYSSGAASHLELFAEMQLFHTLRREAALVILSDDENPAMVIAAIRSGAQGYFSNSMPPDLALQALSFVLHGGTYFPPAAIMAGRPLGGRPSIESGSSDFIQESTSPELEPQDQPSRTGPEGVVYEPQGSLFDGKAPSIHHGDHSDGLRPAPEFTERQYAVLVCLCEGDPNKVIGRKLGMTETTVKVHVREIMRKLGVSNRTQVAIAARRGAVGTEGIALVPSDAPILIKSSLPQ is encoded by the coding sequence TTGAGTTCCTGGGCCAGCAACGAACAGGTCGAGTTGGTTTCGCTCGATCCCGGCGAAGCGCATGCCAGGCTGGTCGATCGCAGCCGGTGCGATATGCTGATCTATAGCTCCGGGGCGGCCTCTCACCTCGAGCTGTTCGCCGAGATGCAGCTATTCCACACGCTGCGACGGGAAGCCGCGCTAGTCATCCTCTCCGACGATGAAAATCCTGCGATGGTCATCGCAGCGATCCGTTCGGGAGCCCAAGGCTACTTCAGCAATTCGATGCCCCCCGACCTGGCGTTACAGGCACTTTCTTTCGTGCTGCACGGCGGCACCTATTTTCCACCTGCCGCGATCATGGCCGGCCGGCCGCTCGGCGGCAGGCCGTCGATCGAGTCCGGATCATCCGATTTCATTCAGGAGTCGACATCCCCGGAACTTGAGCCGCAAGATCAACCATCAAGGACAGGGCCGGAAGGGGTCGTTTACGAACCGCAAGGTTCCCTTTTCGACGGAAAGGCCCCTTCTATCCACCACGGCGATCACTCCGATGGCCTTCGACCCGCTCCCGAGTTCACCGAGCGGCAGTACGCCGTTCTCGTCTGCCTGTGCGAGGGCGATCCCAACAAGGTCATCGGCCGCAAGCTCGGAATGACGGAAACGACGGTGAAGGTCCACGTCCGGGAGATCATGCGCAAGCTGGGCGTATCCAACCGCACACAAGTCGCCATTGCCGCCCGCCGCGGCGCTGTCGGCACCGAGGGCATCGCACTCGTTCCCTCCGACGCGCCGATCCTCATCAAGTCATCTCTCCCTCAATAG
- a CDS encoding MHYT domain-containing protein, giving the protein MHHHPGSHDPVLVALSVLIAALSSYTALDLATRMRAASGTVSLGWLVAAAVAMGGGIWSMHFVAMLAFTLPGVDVSYDPLLTLLSLALPILVAAAAFLIVSQRSSTLIASGIGMGLAISGMHYTGMSAMRMAASINYDTAWVVASIAIAIGASIVALRLAFHMTSVRERISAGIVMGLAISGMHYAAMQGSSFVLTERVLGRAASGTVGQAPLAFLIAGTTIVVLMIGLVAAVYDRASAERAGREAEALRRSEERFRLLVEGVADHAIFMLDPEGRVANWNLGANRLIGYGEEIVGAHYAILHTDEDRDAGVPDALLRDAKRDGKSAGEGWRVRKDGSRFWAEATIRAVRNERSETIGFAKIVRDVTERRLSQEALERTRDALAISQKMETVGQLTGGVAHDFNNILAVILGSLELAKKRLQPEDPRIHRLLDNAIHGALRGASLTQRMLAFARKQDLKPVIVDVPELVRGMSALLKFDPAIRVETRFPIELAKVKVDANQLELAVLNLAVNARDAMAAGGGTISIAAREEQASDGLAAGRYVALSVSDTGCGMDTETLQHAQEPFFTTKGVGKGTGLGLSMVKGLAEQSGGALRLKSKIGEGTTAEIWLPASQDEQVPSRAAAEPSASAPRRIRPLSVLVVDDDLLVLDSVAAMLDDFGHAVIEARSGEEAVQLLRRTPKIDIVVTDYAMPGMNGLQLAEAVAAEHPGTPVVLCTGYAELLGSAQPHLPRISKPFDQAALAAVIDQVMRAQTDAHAVVTLRPKRA; this is encoded by the coding sequence ATGCACCACCATCCTGGCTCCCACGATCCTGTTCTGGTCGCGCTGTCGGTCCTGATCGCCGCGCTGTCCTCGTACACGGCGCTAGATCTTGCGACTCGCATGCGGGCGGCTTCCGGCACTGTCAGCCTGGGCTGGCTTGTGGCCGCAGCCGTCGCCATGGGCGGCGGCATCTGGTCGATGCATTTCGTCGCCATGCTGGCGTTCACCCTGCCGGGCGTGGACGTTTCCTACGATCCGCTGCTGACGCTGCTCTCGCTGGCCCTTCCGATTCTGGTCGCGGCGGCGGCATTCCTCATCGTCAGTCAGCGGTCGAGCACGCTGATCGCATCCGGAATCGGAATGGGGCTCGCGATCTCCGGCATGCACTATACCGGCATGAGCGCGATGCGGATGGCGGCGTCGATCAATTACGACACTGCCTGGGTGGTCGCGTCCATCGCCATTGCGATCGGCGCATCGATCGTGGCGTTGCGCCTCGCCTTTCACATGACCAGCGTCCGCGAGCGGATATCGGCCGGGATCGTCATGGGCCTGGCGATCTCAGGCATGCACTACGCGGCGATGCAGGGCTCGTCTTTTGTCCTGACCGAACGGGTACTCGGCCGCGCCGCCTCCGGCACGGTGGGGCAGGCGCCGCTTGCTTTCCTGATTGCCGGCACCACCATCGTGGTGCTGATGATCGGGCTTGTTGCGGCTGTCTATGACCGCGCCTCGGCCGAACGCGCCGGCCGCGAAGCCGAGGCGCTGCGGCGAAGCGAGGAGCGATTCCGCCTGCTGGTGGAGGGCGTCGCCGATCACGCCATCTTCATGCTCGACCCGGAAGGGCGGGTCGCGAACTGGAACCTCGGCGCGAATAGGCTGATCGGCTATGGCGAGGAGATCGTCGGGGCGCATTACGCCATCCTGCACACCGACGAAGACCGCGATGCCGGTGTTCCGGATGCCCTGCTTCGCGACGCAAAGCGCGACGGCAAGTCGGCAGGCGAGGGCTGGCGCGTCCGCAAGGATGGCAGCCGCTTCTGGGCCGAGGCGACGATCAGGGCGGTGCGCAACGAGCGCAGCGAGACCATCGGCTTCGCCAAGATCGTCCGGGACGTGACGGAACGCCGCCTGTCTCAGGAAGCGCTGGAACGCACGCGCGACGCGCTGGCGATCTCGCAGAAGATGGAGACCGTCGGGCAGCTCACCGGCGGCGTCGCCCACGACTTCAACAACATCCTTGCCGTGATCCTCGGCAGTCTCGAACTGGCGAAGAAGCGCCTGCAGCCGGAAGATCCGAGAATTCACCGGCTGCTCGACAATGCGATCCATGGCGCGCTGCGCGGTGCCTCGCTGACCCAGCGGATGTTGGCGTTTGCGCGCAAGCAGGATCTCAAGCCCGTCATTGTCGACGTCCCGGAGCTGGTCCGCGGCATGTCCGCGCTCCTCAAGTTCGATCCGGCGATCCGGGTCGAGACCCGGTTTCCGATCGAGCTGGCCAAGGTGAAGGTCGATGCCAACCAGCTCGAGCTTGCGGTCCTCAACCTTGCGGTCAATGCGCGCGATGCCATGGCGGCCGGCGGCGGCACCATCAGCATTGCCGCGCGCGAGGAGCAGGCGAGCGACGGCCTTGCCGCGGGACGCTACGTCGCGCTTTCGGTGAGCGATACCGGATGCGGCATGGACACTGAGACGCTGCAGCATGCGCAGGAGCCGTTCTTCACCACCAAGGGCGTCGGCAAGGGAACCGGTCTCGGCCTGTCGATGGTCAAAGGGCTGGCAGAACAGTCCGGCGGCGCGCTGCGACTGAAGAGCAAGATCGGCGAGGGGACCACGGCCGAAATCTGGCTGCCGGCGTCCCAGGACGAACAGGTGCCGTCGCGCGCCGCAGCGGAGCCGTCGGCCAGTGCGCCGCGCCGCATTCGCCCGCTTTCGGTGCTGGTCGTCGACGACGACCTGCTCGTTCTCGACAGCGTCGCGGCGATGCTCGACGATTTTGGCCACGCCGTGATCGAGGCGCGCTCCGGCGAGGAGGCCGTTCAGCTACTGCGCCGAACGCCGAAGATCGACATCGTGGTGACCGACTACGCGATGCCGGGAATGAACGGGCTGCAGCTCGCCGAAGCCGTGGCCGCCGAGCATCCCGGCACGCCCGTGGTGCTCTGCACGGGCTATGCGGAGCTACTCGGCAGCGCGCAGCCGCATCTGCCGCGCATTTCCAAGCCGTTCGACCAGGCAGCGCTCGCCGCCGTAATCGATCAAGTGATGCGCGCGCAGACCGATGCACATGCGGTTGTGACGTTGCGCCCGAAGCGTGCCTGA